Part of the Triticum urartu cultivar G1812 chromosome 2, Tu2.1, whole genome shotgun sequence genome, CTAAGCGACATAACACCCTACAATATATGCGGTAAAATTACTTAGAAAGGCATCATGGACCCTGCAGTATAACCTGCATTACCATAGTTGTAGCTGCATCAACATGGACGCATCAGTTACTAAAAGGAACCTTTGCAAAATGGAAAATGAGCTTTTATTGCGCCTTGCTTCTTAGTGGGATGTGCATACCAACCATATCAATATGGAAAATTACCCCACTTCACGATAGTGCCAAGTCAAGCTATAGCCTAAAATACCCCGTGAAAAACTTGTAGAGAAATTAGAAAACAAATTGTAAGTTGGGAAAATGAGGAAAGAAGGAAGAAAGAAACAAAGAATCTCACATGTTCCCATCTCCTCGGCACATTGGGAGTTGTCCTCGGGCTATCCTCCTCTCCAGGCAGCTGCCAAGGTGGGGGGCTAGGGGCTCGACCAGGAGGGGTTCCCCACCAACCAGGAGCAAAGATGAGGTACAATAAATATCAGCTATTCAGAAAGGGTATCAGCAAAAGCTCCATCCATGGTAGAACATTCAACAAGGTAGACAAGGAAAGCTCCATCCATGGAGGCACATTACGTGAGGCCATCAACTAAGCAGAActaaaaaaatcatgatagaTAAGCAAACTCCAGTACCATTCTTAATCATGTCTAAATTGCAGTACTCATAATAGACACCTGTTGAGAAGAAAAGGAACATATCTAATTTATACGGACTCCCCTAGTTCTGTTGGAAATGGATGTATGCAATTTAGATGAAACAGAGCATATAAAAAATAAGGACAAACTGATGCTTCTAAGGACAGGAGGTAGTAAACTTAAGGATATCTGTAAGCAGGTGCAATTGGTAAAAGCAATAAACAACAATTTCATTAACAATTAGGATAAAATCGCTGGTGTTTTTTGATAGACTGATGCCTTCCCTGTACACATGGCTACTCAGTTGCCATCACATTATGGACATACACTGTATTTTTGCCGACTCGAAACCGTCACTTAGAAAAAAACGTTTTTAGATCAGCACATTAGTATGCTGATATATCGATGCTGTTTTTATGGACATACATGGTACACATGGAATCCCTGATGGTGTTTCTATATCAGCACCATTTGGAATAAAGGAGTGTATGCCAACATAAAGACCTTCATATTCGTCGAAGCTCGAGTTTCACCAAATACACTGATGTACTACCATCTCATTACAAATTATGTATCGTGCCAAGGAAAAATTGTTTTACTTTTCAGCAGATATATACGATCATACGGTAGTCACACATATAAGCAGCACTACAAAAACAAACACACAAACACGACACCTGGAAAAATCAGGAACAGAGGAATTAACACGACAATAAGCAGTAAACAAATAGGGTAGAAAAGTGCAGTGCTTAGAAAAGAATGACAAGGACAAACCTTGACCAAAGAAACAGAGAAGGAGCAACCTTAGCGATTCTAGAGCCTGCAAAATAAAAGGAAAGGAAGGTTAGCCAAACAAGCCAGTCTGTTCAATACCTAACACAACAACAAATCAAAGACAACCTAGCTTTACATGGCAGAAATTTCAAGTAAGAGAAAATATATATAATATGATATCTAACTGTGCGAATACATTAGGAAATACCACTTCCAAATTAGAGCGCACCATTCCCCAAAACTCGAGGACTCAATATTCAGAAACTAcacatcatgatagtcagttgtTCTACAGCAGCAAGCTAAATAACACCTAGGTTGTGTATTATCTCATCACACAAAGAATGTAAATCATCACTCCATAAGATCAAGATTTACTATTTATTCTACTTCTGCCCCCAACGCATGAAAATGCATCTCCATTTGGAATCTGCTCTCCAGTCAAGTATTTTCTTAAGCAAATAGGCACATAGCAAAAAAAACAAACCAGACTCCCGCCTCCATATATGCTTCACAGATAGTTGTTTACCAATTCTAGTTCTGCTTGAAACATCAAGCATAATTGGCTACTGATTCATTTCTAAAATAGAAGTGCATCAAGAAATAACTATTTGAAATTACAAATAGGGATAGGCGAATAGATGACCTCTTAATTCCATAGGAATCACAAAATCCCAAAAAACGGTACAATTATCATTTTATAAATGTTCGCACCTTAAAGTTAACAATCTCCTCAAATTAGCATACAGGGCTAACATAAACTTAAGCAAGACTGTTCAAATGATCATGGTACATGGTGGATTTATCATAATTGATATTTGGCTGGAAGTGGGCTACGTCTTAAGCAAGACTGTTCAAATGATCATGGTACATGGTGGATTTATCATAATTGATATTTGGCTGGAAGTGGGCTACGTTCTACAGATATTCTGAAGCTCATTTTCAGTAGTCAGATAAATCGACCTGCTACAGCCGCCCACCAACACCCACGACAGGCCACCATGGACGATGCGCACCTGATTCCACCATGAAGCCAATCCTGTACCATCGCTAGTGTGCGCGCGCCTGAAGTGCACAGTGAGGCAGATCTTCCCTTCGTGGTATATCTGCATCAATATCCCATCCACAACAAGAATCACTGCCAAGAATGATTATCGCCCGACAACACTATTTTCAACAAGTGTCATGGTGGCAATTCATAGAACAGTCCAACATAAATAAAGAAGCCGCAACCATATCCGGACAGTCCAACATTTACACGAACATTTACAGATATTTAAAAGATCACCAAGGCAGACAGCATGACACAGAAGATACTGAAAGTAAAACACGCACACATGTAGTAGAAAGGAAAGAAGAAAACCTTGATGAGTCGAACGACACAGCTACAGCAGAGATCGTGCAACCTGCGAAATACACAAAAAACAACCGATCAGAGCACAACGACACACAGGCATGCAATGAACACTCGCCGGTCACAGAAGCAACAGAACGGCCCAAGCCGCAACCATATCCGGACAGTCCAACATTTACACGAACATTTACAGATATTTAAAAGATCACCAAGGCAGACAGCATGACACAGAAGATACTGAAAGTAAAACACGCACACATGTAGTAGAAAGGAAAGAAGAAAACCTTGATGAGTCGAACGACACAGCTACAGCAGAGATCGTGCAACCTGCGAAATACACAAAAAACAACCGATCAGAGCACAACGACACACAGGCATGCAATGAACACTCGCCGGTCACAGAAGCAACAGAACGGCCCAAGCCGCAACCATATCCGGACAGTCCAACATTTACACGAACATTTACAGATATTTAAAAGATCACCAAGGCAGACAGCATGACACAGAAGATACTGAAAGTAAAACACGCACACATGTAGTAGAAAGGAAAGAAGAAAACCTTGATGAGTCGAACGACACAGCTACAGCAGAGATCGTGCAACCTGCGAAATACACAAAAAACAACCGATCAGAGCACAACGACACACAGGCATGCAATGAACACTCGCCGGTCACAGAAGCAACAGAACGGCCCAAGCCGCAACCATATCCGGACAGTCCAACATTTACACGAACATTTACAGATATTTAAAAGATCACCAAGGCAGACAGCATGACACAGAAGATACTGAAAGTAAAACACGCACACATGTAGTAGAAAGGAAAGAAGAAAACCTTGATGAGTCGAACGACACAGCTACAGCAGAGATCGTGCAACCTGCGAAATACACAAAAAACAACCGATCAGAGCACAACGACACACAGGCATGCAATGAACACTCGCCGGTCACAGAAGCAACAGAACGGCCTATTTACCCGAGGCAGCAAGCAAAAGGTTGGGTAAGCAGCAGGACCGACGAGAAGAAGAAGCGCCAGCAACAGGAGAAGTAGGCTGAACCGTAGAACAAGCGTCAACACACATGCATTTCATCAAACATTCTATAGGCAAGCACAAGAGGAGTGGACTAACCTCAATGAGAAGGAGAGACGGACCCAAGGCTCGACGCAAGCGACAACAGGAAACCGTACCAAACTGCCCATGAAGAAAACGAAGGCAAACATGCGAAATTAGCACGACGAATCGAAAGCAATAGCGAAGAACATGCGAACCAGAGAAGGACGAACCTCAACCAGCGGCAACATCAAGCAGAGGAGGCCCATCGGAACAGAGCATGGGGCTACCGCATCTCGGCCACCATGCGGCACGGCGAGGCAATATATCCCAGTCCATCTGTCCTTTCCCGTCACAGTTTCATTCATCTTCTAGATGACTAACACGATTAGCACATCAAGCAAGAAAATAAAAGGAACGATGAACATCACATGGAAAAAACAAGAATGATGAACATCACCTCAACAGGAGAAGAGGTAGATCGATTGGGCTATTTGTCCTCGGCCGCCAGCGGCGTGGTCGGAGGGCGATGCTTCTCGTCTTCCATCTCGTTCTCCTCGGCGGCCCAGAGATCCTTGTCGACCGCACGCACGGCGCGACACAGCTCGTCGTGGCAGGTGGCGGCGGGGCCGAGGCCGGCAGCGGCCGCCTGGACGAGGCCCTCGGCTTGGTCGCAGGACTCGCTGAAGGCATCGAGGCAGCGGTGGAGGTCCGTGAGCGCCACCGTGCACCCGGGCTCGCGGACTGCGGCGGCCGCCGCGTCGACCAGCGCGCCGTAGGCACCAATCCATCTCTCTCTCCAACTGCAGATGGAGGTGAGGCACGCACGATGCATCGGTCAGCCAGGCCCCACAAGCACATGCATCGGGCAGCTGCAGTCCATCCTCTCTCTCCAAAGTCCAAAGCAGACGAGACGCAACACCGCGCACAGGAAAGGTGTACACGCGCACTAGACACAGAGGGTGCTTGGATATGTTTTAGTctcatgactaaaagtagtgagACTAAAAGACTAAAAGTAGTGAgactaaaacttgctagcctCATCCATGCTTGGATTcaaatactaaagagactaaaatcaagttaatgagcatttattatccttcAAACCCTCTAATCCAAAACTCGCATGTGTTAAAGAAGATGAATTAAATGAGGAGAGAGAGGagtaatccacattttagtaggggtaccacTGACTAAAACATTTTAGTCTCGAGACTAGTTTTAggccctctttagtcaggggtgcttggaattTTAGCCTCTtcaagagactatttttagtcagactaaaataagtcacttggatccaagcaccctcacAGTAGTAGCAGCCAACGAGCGGGACCAGAGCAGCGGCGGCCCACACGTCATCGCACTAGTACAAACGCGTGTGCACAATCCGGGTGAACATGCGTCGACCCACCCCTCTATAGCTGACGCAGGAGGCAGTAAACTCCCCACGACGCACGGCGCGGGCAGCGCGTGAGAAGCGTCGCGCCAGGAGCAGTTGACCGAGGTAACAGGAAATATCCTATACATGAGACATGTAGTCACCGCAGCTGATGAGCGGGACCAGGGCCAGCACTGGCCCACCCGTCATGAGGGCAGCACAATCGCAGGCGCAAAACGCGAGAAGCAGCGCACAGCGCCAGCGACCCGGGCTTCCTCGCATGCACGCGGCGCGGCAGGACAGGCTGCCCCGCGCACCCAATAAGCTGGCACCCAGCCAATGAAATTCAGCCCGAGCCCACAGGTCATCCGTTGGCCAAGATCTACCGTCCGGTGAAAACGCACAATTCAAAACGTAGCGACCATCGAACGGACAAGAACGAAAAAAAGACCGGGTTGACTAAAATCAAACGGCCGACGAAGCTTGCCATCGAGGGAGCGCCCTGGGAGCGAGTTGCCCAGCCTCTGTATAGTTTTATAGTTTAAATAAAGATGTAAGATTTCTCATCAAGAACGAGATTTAAACTCCAATCTCATTCTTGTACGCATGGTTCGGTTCTTTAATTTGTGTTATTCCGATGGGGCTATGTGAATACATGAGATCGAATGTGGAGTactttttttttttgcgaatagAGTGTGGAGTACTGTGCTCAGTTGATTAACCATTTGGGCGTGGACCGTCAGGCTGTGCGCGGCCCTCTCCAGCCCGCAGTTTACCTGAACCGAAGAGCTCATTCAAGCGAACCAGTCGAGCAATGGAGTCGTGCCGCGGAGTTGGCACGATCATGACGTGAAAGCGATTACCGTATATGTTAAACTGGAACGTAACATATACTGAAGCCCCAAGTTCTTTCCTGTCCTTACTTCCTTCACCCATGGCGTCAGTTATAGCCTGATATGTTTCAGAGTAGAATTCATTTTGATGAAGAAAATGAGAAGATAAACGAGTGGTTTCAACGCAAGAGTGCGCATTAACTGAAGGCTGCTGACTTAACTGACCACTGCAAGTATATGGATTAGTCTCCCCTCTTCTATAATGAAAATAATAAGCATTGAATTCCAGCTAGTACCATATTTCATAGAAAAGCAAAATAACCATCCAACCATCTACACATCAAAGATTCAAGGTTTTGGAAATCAATGGGCTGACTCCCTACAAATCAACTTGGCAGTAAGTAAATAACCCAAGCTGTATTTCTAGTTTACTGAACTATGACCCGAGACCTGGGACTGGGACTAAAAAGATACCACACTGGATGATCTAGTTTACCAAACTGAAGTTACATAAGAGCAAAACCAATTTTCAGAGCACTTATTTACTTTTGTACTGCCTTACTTTGGTCCCGTCCATGGTAGAAAACAAAAATTCCCCTTCCAAATGCATTCAAGGCAAAATTTTGGTCGATGTAAGTGCATAACTTTTACATTCTTGTTGCTCTTTTTGGATTATTTGTGGTCATCAAGTACAGTCTGCCTAAGCTACTTTTACATTCTTATTATACTGTCCAAAGAATCTACAGGGAATCACCAAATGTATATACTATATTCAGAGGAAAAATGGTAGTGGTATGCAGAATTCTAAAGATTCAAGAAATGGACTGTTTCCAGATTGCATCCGTCATTTTCGTAACGAGCCATGTTTTGGCGCCAACAACGAAATATGATTATGCTACCATAGACTACTGGGGTGCACTTGCCAACACAGAGATGATCTCACAATTCAAGTGGTGCGAGTATGTGCTTGAGTGCCTCCTCCAGGCAGTTCGACAGCTTAAGAAGGACATGTTGGCAACAACCCAAACACTAATTTAGTTGGTTGTCATTTGTTCTTGCAGGTCAGTCTCTTTAACATGTTATGTATCTCGCCAGGGGTTGTGGCTTTTATTGACGAGAGATTTATTTATGTTTTCAGATATTCTTTCTCGACAACATTGAGTTAGGGATGTTCAACAAGCAGCATGATGTCCTTACTCAGATAAGCATCTTCGATCAGACAAGCATCAGaaggatgataactatggaaacTGACATTGGGACGAGCGTCACGTCACACTCATTGCATGGTAATATTTAGGTTTCACGTCAGATATGCCATATTCGATGATCCATTTAATCTGGGTGTTCTAACCTTTTAAGTTTGCAAACGACAGTTCTGACCTGACGCAGATGTATGCTATGCCCCACCGCAAGCACCCAGATTGCACTGAGAAAATAAATAACCAACCAGCAGATGGTGCCAATCAAAAGCAAAATCACGGGGATCACCAGGATCCTCAGCAAACCCGCAGACTGGTTTCTCCTAGTGCAGCAGCACCAATCCTGATCCTGAATGAACATAAAAGTATTTACTACAGAAAACAGAGTCTTCCAAGTTCAGCAAACGCCCCCAAATACTTGATGACTGGGTAATTTTCACACAATTCCAACGATTAACAGATGATGTATACCACATAGGGGATAACAATTACCAACCGGGAAACTGGATACTATCATAAACGTTAACAATCCCATTAACCTTCCTACATTTCCAGAATTATTGCACAGAACTCAATTTTGCAACAAAGATTTTCATGCGACAGACTTCAAGCATGAGAAACTACTCTCATTACCACAAGAaaatatgtgtgtgtgtgtactaATTTCAACCCCAGATTCAGATGCCATCTAATAATAACAGGTAGCTGAGCAGAATTTCAGATGCATACCTTCGCGTCCACCCAGGAGTCTTGGGGTCAATCTGTTCTATGGAGTGTTCAGATGCTTGAGCCTTATGTGCAGTCCCTGCCTCCGCCGAACAGATTTGTGCGTCCGCACTAGAGGCAGTCGCCGCTGGCACCTCCCCGTCCGGCAGCGGCCTAACAGGCTAGCAAATGTTCTGCTGCACGAACACAACACCCGAATAAGGTGTGCTCAACCACTCCTGGAGCCACCTCATGTTCTTCCGGGAGATCCTGTATAATAAGGTTCTGATTATAGGTCCAGTTTTGTAGCTGTCAAACTGAAGTACATCAACCAAAAATAATCAAACCTGATGATTTGGTGGAGTCTTGTCCTGAGCGCTGGATGATTCGGCAACGCCTTTGCCACACACAGCAATTAACAAAGGCCCTAAATTTCCAAGGCATGGTGGAAATAAAATTGCAAACGGGGTCACCCATGCCACCGCCTGCTGAACTTCCGACGAAGAACTGCATGCCCTTGGGGTCGGTTGAGTAGTGGAGGCTCAGAAATCTGTGAACCATCTGCAATATCAGCCCCAGAACACGCCGTGACGACGCCGTGGAGAAATCTGCGGCACGCCGCGCAGGCGAAACTGAATCTGTTGCACCTGCGAACCCAAAATCCGAGGTTTTAACCCTAAATCTGTAAAGGGAAAATCGCAAATATGGGAAAAACAACCGAACCTGCTCTGCTCCTCCATGTCGAGGCACTCAATTGGGGGAAGATTCGGAGGTTGAGCACGAAGACTAGACAGAATCACGTAACAAACAAAATAATACAAGAGCACGAGTACGATTGGGGCAAGAACACGAACACAAACAACAAGTCAACCACAACATAGACCAACATAGACCAACCACAACATAGCAGTGTCTGTAAAATACGTCTCCTTAACGGGAGTTTAAGGGTACAGAACATCCAGGAACCGAATCAGTCACATCCCGGAACGCGACCaggggaggggggaggagggggaggaggataGGTTGTCGACGCCGATTAGTTCTTGTTCGCCGGCTTCTTGGACGCGGCCTTTTCTTTTTGCGGGCGGCCTCTTTCTCCATCTTATGCTTGTGGGCCGCGCAGGCGCTATCGTCGTGTGAAAGCGTCGTCTTGGCCTCCACGAGGTTGAGCTTGCATCGGGGGCACAGGTGTTCCTCCTgggccttggccttggccttcttggcccTGCCCATCTGGTAATACGAATCCGATCGTTAATTAAAATCTAATCCACCATGAAACAATACAAGGTAGCAATTGTCGATGCGGatttggccagaaattgaaacaAAGCAAGCAAAAAAAACATAATTCACACATGCGTGCACCAGATCTGATCCGTGCACGTCCAAATGCAGGAACGAAACATGAACAGGGTGAGTACGTCCCAAACTCGAACGGCACAGACGCTAAACGAGCACGAATTTCACATCTGAAACCCCCGAACTTTCACGATCCAGCAGGAAAAAAAAGGAGAAACCCCATATACGCTAGGCTACGCATCGTGACCACGTCGAATCAGACCAACGAACCGCCTGCGTGGGCGTGGAAAATCGAAATGCAGCTGCACCACCGGCTCGAACCAAACAACGACGACAGGGTTAGGCTGTAGCACACGCGAAACAAAACTCCAAGGAAAGCGGCACAGCGCAGATTTAAGCCAACGCGACATGCGCATCACGATCCAGAACCAGGAAACcgcgcgcacgcacacacacTAGCATGATCATCGACTACTCTttaaaaaaacatgatcatcgACGCACGCATGCACACAGGGAAACAGATCTGACCTTCTCAGGTCGCAGCCGGGGTGGTGCGCCTCGGGGTGGTCAAGGGTAGATGTGCGCCGCACGGGGGAGGAGTTTAGTGTGGAGGGCGAGGGGAGAGACGAGAGGCCGGATACCGTGGGTGGCCTATTTAGCGAGCTCGGGGAATGAATAAACTAGTCCATCCCAGTCCTCTTTAACAAAGACTGTGGCCGCAGTTACTCCATAATCCCCTGACCACTGTGGCCCACGCGATCAGTCATCAAAGTCACGCCAGGGGGAGCCCGTGCGACGCTTGCGCCTACCAACTTGAGGCGCAAGTTGGTCACTGTTCCATGACGGCATTGGACGAATGACAAGTATCCTGAATTTTTTTTTCTCAACGCATGTTGCTTAGTTTCCACCTACTTGAATACTGTTCTTCTGCGATGGAATGAGGTTCATGCGTGTGTGAGCAAAAATAAAACAAATTCAGCGCTATGTAAGGCTTGCAAAAATCTTTCTCCATAGCATTTTGAATGTTTTTTCTTCACTAAACTTTTCATGCGGGTGAAACATTCAACGATGTTTGTCACAAAATAAAATCAGATTTAAATAGTATTTTCCATTTTACTGTTCATCCAAGCGC contains:
- the LOC125536663 gene encoding uncharacterized protein LOC125536663 isoform X1, with translation MNETVTGKDRWTGIYCLAVPHGGRDAVAPCSVPMGLLCLMLPLVEFGTVSCCRLRRALGPSLLLIEPTSPVAGASSSRRSCCLPNLLLAASGCTISAVAVSFDSSRLHDLCCSCVVRLIKIYHEGKICLTVHFRRAHTSDGTGLASWWNQALESLRLLLLCFFGQADIYCTSSLLLVGGEPLLVEPLAPHLGSCLERRIARGQLPMCRGDGNMISRHLIRIRRTTDMLRDNLLGLRI
- the LOC125536663 gene encoding uncharacterized protein LOC125536663 isoform X2, whose protein sequence is MNETVTGKDRWTGIYCLAVPHGGRDAVAPCSVPMGLLCLMLPLVEFGTVSCCRLRRALGPSLLLIEPTSPVAGASSSRRSCCLPNLLLAASGCTISAVAVSFDSSRLHDLCCSCVVRLIKIYHEGKICLTVHFRRAHTSDGTGLASWWNQALESLRLLLLCFFGQADIYCTSSLLLVGGEPLLVEPLAPHLGSCLERRIARGQLPMCRGDGNMQINKRHMYCYE
- the LOC125536663 gene encoding uncharacterized protein LOC125536663 isoform X3, encoding MNETVTGKDRWTGIYCLAVPHGGRDAVAPCSVPMGLLCLMLPLVEFGTVSCCRLRRALGPSLLLIEPTSPVAGASSSRRSCCLPNLLLAASGCTISAVAVSFDSSRLHDLCCSCVVRLIKIYHEGKICLTVHFRRAHTSDGTGLASWWNQALESLRLLLLCFFGQADIYCTSSLLLVGGEPLLVEPLAPHLGSCLERRIARGQLPMCRGDGNMISIAFSLG